The following DNA comes from Ignavibacteriales bacterium.
ATTTCACTTTTTATTTTGTCGGTAAATTCGATAAAGAAAAGATAAAACCGCTTATTGAAAAATATATAGGCAGTCTCCCCTCCATTAAACGAAATGAAACATGGAAAGATATCGGAATAAACTACCCGCAAGGGGTTGTGGAGAAAAACGTTTATAAAGGAATTGAACCGAAAAGTTTTGTTCAATTAATTTTTACAGGTCCATTCAACTGGACACCACAGAACCGTTGGGAATACGAATCAATGAGAAATGTTCTCGATATTAAATTGCGCGAAGTTATCCGTGAAGAAAAAGGCGGAACATACGGAGTTGCAGTCTATGGATCTCCGGAAAAGAATCCTAAAGAAAGGTACACGTTTAATATCTGGTTCGGATGTAATCCCGAAAGAGTGGATGAATTAACTAAAACGGTTTTTGTACAATTAGACAGTTTGAAGAATTACAACATTGGTGATCTTTATTTAACCAAAGTTAAAGAGATACAAAAAAGAACAAACGAAACAAATTTGAAAGAGAACCGCTACTGGCTTAGTTCCTTGTACTCAAGTTATTGGTATAATGAAGATCCTCTTCTCATTTTAGAAAAAGATAAACTTACCGAAACCCTGGATAAGTCAATTATTCAAAAGAGAGCTAAAGAAACATTCGGTGATAATTATATTAAGGTTGTTCTGTACCCGGAGAAAAAGTAGCATTCTTAAATCAGCCCATAGTTTATCTATGGGCTGATAAAATATTTTTTTGATCCGTAGATTAGAAAGTGATATTATAATTTCATAATTAAAATTTTTATGAAATGCTCAGCTACATAATCTTCGGATTCACATTTGCTTTCGCGGCAGCAGTTCAGCCGGGACCGCTTCTTACATATTTAATATCACAGACATTGAGCAAAGGTTGGAAGCACACGCTTCCCGCCGCGTTCGCTCCAATTATAAGCGACGGACCTATCATAATTCTTGTATTACTTTTATTAAATCAGATTCCGCTGTGGTTCGTAAAATTTCTTCATTTCGGCGGCGCGCTCTTCTTATTTTATTTAGCGTTCGGTTCTTATAAATCATGGAAAAAATTTGATATGACAGTACCCACGGAAACTAAAACCAGCCAAACATTAATGAACGCAACTCTTGTAAATGTTCTTAATCCCGCTCCTTATCTTGGATGGAGTCTTGTCATGGGACCGTTGTTTCTTAAAGGATATAGCGAAACCCCTCTAAATGGCATCTCGTTGATTGTAAGTTTTTATGTAACGCTGATCTTATGTTTAATGGGAATTATTTTTCTCTTCGCATATGCTAAAAATATCGGTCCCCGCGTTAACCGCATAACACTCGGGTTTTCTGTAATAGCATTAATCGGTTTCGGAATTTACCAGCTGTGGATGGGGATAATTTCGTAATGAAAGAATTAATTAATCATTACGATTTTATTATATGCTTTGTTGTCTTAAAAGATCGTTTGTCATCACGAGCGAAGCGAAGTGATCTCATTCCAGAATAATATGCTAGAGATTGCTTTACGATTTGCCTATGGCGAACCGTTCGCAATGACTAGTTTGACTTTTGAGACGACCTTTTAATTTAATTAAACAGATTGTAGGTAATTTATCATCAATCTTACACCGAACCCTGTATCATATTTCTCCGTGTAGTTATTCGATTTATGCTTGAGCGCTGGTCCTGCAAGATCAATATGAGCCCAAGGGATTTTTTCATCAACAAAATTTTCTAAGAATTTACCCGCCGTAATTGCCCCGCCCCAGCGCGGACCAAGATTGCTTATGTCAGCAATTTCGCTTTTAATCATATCGTTATAATCATTCCAGAAAGGCATACGCCACAAACGTTCGAATGAATGTGAACCCGAGTTCAACAAATTTCCTGCAAGTTTATCATTCTGAGTGAATAATCCGGCGGCAATTTCACCGAGCGCTACAACACAAGCGCCGGTCAAAGTTGCAAAGTCAATTATTTCATCCGGCTTCTGCTGAGAAGCGTAATGCAACGCGTCTGCCAGAACAATTCTTCCTTCGGCATCGGTATCTTTAACTTCAATTGATTTACCGGAAGCCGCTCTGACAATGTCACCGGGCTTATATGACGAACCGTTAACCATATTTTCTACTGCCGGAACAACACCAATTATCTCAACCGGCAATTTCAACATTGCCGCAGCTTTTATAATTCCAATCACAGCCGCGCCACCCGCCATATCGCCTTTCATCTCAAGCATGCTTGAAGTTGGTTTTAATGAAAGTCCACCGGAATCATAACAAACTCCCTTACCCACAAGAGCAATTTTCTTTTTCGTTTTAACATTCGCTTTGTAATGCATTATAATTAGATATGGGGGATTATCGCTTGCACCGCCAACAGCTAAAATTGCATTCATCTTTCGTTTTTTCAATTCATTCTTATCGAACACAGTGACTTTAACACCAGCTTTGGTAAGTTCTTTTTTAGCCCTCGCTGAAAGTTCGGCTGGTGTCATTGTAACCGCGGGTTCGTTCACCAAATCGCGTGAGAAGTAAACCGCACTCATAAGTTTATCTGAAACTTCAATACTACTTTTAAGAAGCTTTTGATCTGTATAATGAATGGAAAAAGAAAGTTCAGCTGGTTTCTCCTTATCGGATTTATAATTATCAAAAGTATAATTGCCAAGATGAATTCCTTCAAGCATTGTCTGCAAGAATTGACCCTCATTCTCAAAGTAATTTTTGAATTCAGAGAATGATGGAATTACAACATGAACCGCTTTCAGATTTTTCTTTTTTAATGAAGGGACCAATCCGGCAAAATAATTTCTGAAGAAGTCGGAAGAAAAATCTTTATCGAGTTTTATCTTCTTAACAAAAATTACGGATGGCTCATCGGTCTGACTGTAATAAGTGAACTCGTTCGATTTTTTATCCATGAAATTTTTCTTCTGAACTTTTCCCAGTGGATAATTAAGTGAGAGAAAGAACTCATCAACAATTTTTTCAAGTTTATCAGTATCAATAAAGAATTTTACAATTGCGGAATCTGATTTAAGAATTAGTTCATCTTTAGCTGCGTTTATTTTTAAATTGAAATGCATGATTCCCTCTTTCGAAAAATTATAGATAGCGTTGCGCTGCGGAAATTATTTTTTCTTTTACATCTTCAATAGTTGTTTGGAAAAGTCGTATTCCGGCTGCGTTTGTATGACCGCCGCCGTTAAATTCTTTAGCCAATTTATTAACGGGGATTTCTCCTTTCGACCGGAAACTGACTTTTATTCCATCCTTTAATTCGTAAAATAGAATTCCAATCCGCACACCTTGAATTGTTAGGCAATAGTTAACGAATCCGTCAATATCGGCTTCAGTAGCACCGCTTTGATCCAATTGTTTACGGGTAACAATCATATATGCGATCTTTTGTGTTGCGTCAATTTGGATCGAGCTCAGTGCGTCACCAAGAAGTTTGACTCTGCCGAATTTGAATTGATCATAAATCTTATCATAAACATCTGTCGGATTTACACCCTTTTCTAGTAATTCCGCCATTATACGGTGAATGCGGGGCGATGTGCGGTCGAACCGGAATGAACCTGTGTCCGTCATTATTCCTGCATAGAGCTGCAGTGCAATTGAAGTATCAAGTTCGACAATTTTTGTCTCTTCTATAAAATCATATATAATTTCCGAAGTAGCTGAATATTCTATTCCGCCAAAGACAAAATCAAAAACATTTTCGGTATCCTGATGATGATCGATACAAACTTTCAAACCATTAAATGCACGAAAATTTTTCTCCAAACTTACAATGCGGTTACCTTGGTTTAAATCGAGCAGAACAAAAACTTCCGAATCAGTAAAAACATTTGCGTGAAGTGCCTCATCATATTTTTCTATCACATTATCTTCGTCAAGAAATTCCAGGTTATACGGAGTTGCACTGTGATTTACTATGCGGACTTTCTTGCCAAGTTTTTTAAGAATTAGATAAAAGCCGAGTTCAGAACCAAGCGCATCCGCGTCAGGATTAACATGAGTGGAAAGGAGAAATGAATTATGTTCGTCAATTAATTTTTTAAGTGGAGAAAATCGATTCATAGTTTGTGTTTCAGCTTAATTATGAAAAAAGAAGGCGAAGTAAAATCTTCGCCTCACTTCTACAAACTGACTCCAAGATCCTAACAGCTAATTCACTTCCCAAGTATTTCCGCTAAAAAGAAGTTTCTCAAGATTTCCTTTTCCCTTCTTCTCGGTAATATGCGCAATCTGTCTTTCAACTCCTTCATCGTATGTAGGTTTTAATTCCTGTCTTATAATGCCGAACGGAGATGGTAATTCCGGGTCATCGGCAAGATGAGCCAGGATGAATGCGCGTGCATGACTAATATCTTTTTCATCATGAACCCAGACGTCATTAATTGAATTCTTCGGATCATTAAGATCGATAACAACAGGTTTAAACCCATCGAGTTTAATTCCCTTCTTATTATCTTTTCCGAATACCATCGGCTGCTCATGTTTTAGCATAAGCATTTTATCTGCTTTATTTTCTTTTGCTGTGATCGGATCGAAAACACCGTCATTAAAGATTACGCAGTTCTGAAGAATTTCTACGAACGCTGTTCCCTTATGTTCTGCGGCTCGCTTAATTACTTCCTGCATATGTTTCGCTTCGGAATCAGCAGTACGTGCAACAAATGAAGCACCTGCGCCCAAAGCCAAACTGAGCGGATTGAAAGGATAATCAACGCTTCCAAATGGAGAAGTTTTTGTTACCAATCCTCTAGCCGATGTTGGAGAGTACT
Coding sequences within:
- a CDS encoding bifunctional oligoribonuclease/PAP phosphatase NrnA, which produces MNRFSPLKKLIDEHNSFLLSTHVNPDADALGSELGFYLILKKLGKKVRIVNHSATPYNLEFLDEDNVIEKYDEALHANVFTDSEVFVLLDLNQGNRIVSLEKNFRAFNGLKVCIDHHQDTENVFDFVFGGIEYSATSEIIYDFIEETKIVELDTSIALQLYAGIMTDTGSFRFDRTSPRIHRIMAELLEKGVNPTDVYDKIYDQFKFGRVKLLGDALSSIQIDATQKIAYMIVTRKQLDQSGATEADIDGFVNYCLTIQGVRIGILFYELKDGIKVSFRSKGEIPVNKLAKEFNGGGHTNAAGIRLFQTTIEDVKEKIISAAQRYL
- a CDS encoding 2-oxoacid:ferredoxin oxidoreductase subunit beta — protein: MANNIDVAPVKLTAKDFSSGQDVRWCPGCGDYSILAQVQRSFPEINVPKEKIVWISGIGCSSRFTYYMSTYGFHTIHGRAAAIATGVKIARPDLSVWVATGDGDLMSIGGNHFIHTCRKNVDLKILLFNNEIYGLTKGQYSPTSARGLVTKTSPFGSVDYPFNPLSLALGAGASFVARTADSEAKHMQEVIKRAAEHKGTAFVEILQNCVIFNDGVFDPITAKENKADKMLMLKHEQPMVFGKDNKKGIKLDGFKPVVIDLNDPKNSINDVWVHDEKDISHARAFILAHLADDPELPSPFGIIRQELKPTYDEGVERQIAHITEKKGKGNLEKLLFSGNTWEVN
- a CDS encoding leucyl aminopeptidase; the protein is MHFNLKINAAKDELILKSDSAIVKFFIDTDKLEKIVDEFFLSLNYPLGKVQKKNFMDKKSNEFTYYSQTDEPSVIFVKKIKLDKDFSSDFFRNYFAGLVPSLKKKNLKAVHVVIPSFSEFKNYFENEGQFLQTMLEGIHLGNYTFDNYKSDKEKPAELSFSIHYTDQKLLKSSIEVSDKLMSAVYFSRDLVNEPAVTMTPAELSARAKKELTKAGVKVTVFDKNELKKRKMNAILAVGGASDNPPYLIIMHYKANVKTKKKIALVGKGVCYDSGGLSLKPTSSMLEMKGDMAGGAAVIGIIKAAAMLKLPVEIIGVVPAVENMVNGSSYKPGDIVRAASGKSIEVKDTDAEGRIVLADALHYASQQKPDEIIDFATLTGACVVALGEIAAGLFTQNDKLAGNLLNSGSHSFERLWRMPFWNDYNDMIKSEIADISNLGPRWGGAITAGKFLENFVDEKIPWAHIDLAGPALKHKSNNYTEKYDTGFGVRLMINYLQSV
- a CDS encoding LysE family transporter; protein product: MLSYIIFGFTFAFAAAVQPGPLLTYLISQTLSKGWKHTLPAAFAPIISDGPIIILVLLLLNQIPLWFVKFLHFGGALFLFYLAFGSYKSWKKFDMTVPTETKTSQTLMNATLVNVLNPAPYLGWSLVMGPLFLKGYSETPLNGISLIVSFYVTLILCLMGIIFLFAYAKNIGPRVNRITLGFSVIALIGFGIYQLWMGIIS